The sequence TTTCAATTATAACAGAGCTAATTTAATTCATTGTTTCATAGctgaaaatgcacttttaaagGATGACTGAGTCTCTATTTCAAAACTCAGGTTTAATCAGTCATGTACATTGAACACTGGAACGTCCTCTAAAAGAGATTGACAAAGTTGCCGGGGATCTGTGTTCTAGGTTTTAAAGGGACATAGTAGCCGTCCCTCCCCTCTTCCTCAGATAGCAGGCTTCAGTTGCAGAAGGGAGGGTATTCATCGAAAAGATGAAAAGAACTGCGCCTTTAAGAGGGCTGTCTCCCCTTCCCCTCATGCTCCCCCTCAACCACACAGACACTCCTCCTGTGAGCATTTGTGAGGCAGCTTCTGTCCCTTATGTGTCTTTGTGGGGAACAGAACAGTCTTCCCAGAGCATCACAGGAGACAAAACAGATCTCTGGGGAGGAAACATCAGCCGCAGACCTCAATGCATACCTGACCTCAACTTCAGTGGATGCCAAGATAGGCACAAGGACAGGAGACGCACACCCTCTGAAGCTGGAGTAAAACATCCAAGAAGTGGACCTTAACAGACGGACAAGCCAAGAGGTCACTTTTGAGTTCAAAATCTACATAATCGTCAGATCAAAATCAACGACGCTGGACTGGATCGCTAAGAAAAAGGTGGAGTCTTAATTTGAGCTTTAAGTTTCTCTGCAGAAAAGTTTTGTTAAAAAGATCAAAAGAATCATATGAGATGCATACAAACTtgggaaaagaaggaaagaagataATTTAgccaagtattttttttttctatccatCTTCAGAGCACTTTTCCAAATATTCACTTGAGGTAGGAAATTGAGATACTCTTTCAAGAATATCTTAAATGGTCCCGACAGTGCTCCTAATTCACCAGCCAGGCGTTTATCTTAtttctccagctccttctgAGGGAGCATTAAAGACTCCATTGATAGTGCTCTAGGGGAGCGGGTAATATTTCTTATATGAAGTCTTGAAACTTTATAGCTGTtgactgaagagagagaaatgtgcaACATTTGAGATAATGGTGCCGAGCTGTTTCCAAGTGTGTCTGGACTAACACCGCAACAGCACTGAGGATAGTAGCTATGTTCACAGGGTGTGGAGTGGTCACTGGCCAAAACCAGTACCTGACCAGAGACGCAGTCAGGCCCCACCCAGGACTCGAGGTGAACACACCGATTCAAATGGAGAACGTAGTAGCCCCGGGGACCTGCGCTATCTACCAGGGTCACACTTACAGCAATGCTATGCAGCCAGCAGTGGTCGATGTCCCCGATCCTCTGAAGCCAGCACCACTAGCAGTACCTCCCCCAGCACTAAAACTAGGGCAGGACGGGTTCAAGAAAGTCTGCCGAACTGAGGAGGACAGTCCCTGCCCCTTTCCAGGATTGGCCTCTGGGGTGCTGGAGATGCGCGTGAAGGAAGGAAGTAAGATCCGCAACTTAATGGGATTTGCCATGGCACGTATGCAAGGAGAGAAATGTGAAAGTGGGAGAGATGTGAGCGGAGGTGGACTGAGGCAGGTGGTCTTCAGTGGGTCGGGTCGTGCAGTCACAAAGACTATCACCTGTGCTGAGATCATGAAACGAAAAGTGGGCTCGCTGCACCAGCTGACCAAACTCCGGTACAAGGTAGTCAAAGAGGTGTGGGAAAGTACTGAAGGGAGCTCATCTGAGATGACAGTGCACAGGACCGTGCCCTCCATCAGCATCCTTCTTTCCAAAGACCCCCTGGATCCACAGGAACCAGGCTATCAACCTCCAGAGACTCTTAGTGCTTTgtgggaggagaaagagggtGTCGAATCTGCTTCACAGACAGCATGCAAGAGACCTCTAGGACCTTCACCGTACAGCAGTTTCACTCACTGTAAGAGAGTGTGTTTGGGGGAGGGAGTCTCTGTGCTCCCTCCTCACTGACTGGCTGAGCTGGTgtcaaacagaggagaggatTGAATCAGAGTTCATTTGGAGCTGCCCTCCACTCAAGCACAATGCTGAGACAATCAGAACACTCACTGAGACAGAACAGTGCTTTTTCAAAAGAACTGAGCACCAATTCCAGCCTCCAGAGGTCAGTTTGACTGGGCCCTAAAAGCTTGCCTCTGTTCATTGAGCATTTAAGGGATGTTTTTCCTAGGCACGTTCAAAACATTCTCTCGCACCAACAAAGAGTGATGATGAGTGCTATTCTGCTGTAAAATCTAAAACAGATTTACATCCCATTTCACACCCACAAAAGAAAGAGCCAACAATTGCACAGGTTCCAGATTGCAGGTGGcagtaaactaaactaatctACAGCCTGTGGACAAAATCATTTATTAGCATCATGTTACAATCACCTATTCTTCTCTTAGTTGtaatctaaaaaataaaaaaggtagaCCCATGaatatcaaattaaaaacaaaaacatgaagcca is a genomic window of Solea senegalensis isolate Sse05_10M linkage group LG7, IFAPA_SoseM_1, whole genome shotgun sequence containing:
- the LOC122772781 gene encoding uncharacterized protein LOC122772781 produces the protein MFTGCGVVTGQNQYLTRDAVRPHPGLEVNTPIQMENVVAPGTCAIYQGHTYSNAMQPAVVDVPDPLKPAPLAVPPPALKLGQDGFKKVCRTEEDSPCPFPGLASGVLEMRVKEGSKIRNLMGFAMARMQGEKCESGRDVSGGGLRQVVFSGSGRAVTKTITCAEIMKRKVGSLHQLTKLRYKVVKEVWESTEGSSSEMTVHRTVPSISILLSKDPLDPQEPGYQPPETLSALWEEKEGVESASQTACKRPLGPSPYSSFTHCKRVCLGEGVSVLPPH